From a single Mycosarcoma maydis chromosome 2, whole genome shotgun sequence genomic region:
- a CDS encoding uncharacterized protein (related to UTP18 - possible U3 snoRNP protein involved in maturation of pre-18S rRNA), which produces MARKRSRNDGNASQSGTAINTDTFNSKAVLGDNGSTFPGSRKKRPPPPPASNELDLEKLIFGGSSSLLSHPSTSKHVTGENEVQEASEAEDDAAFEDQAIADGDLFMVDTAGGDDDGQLEDQQGGQPSGSERESDDDDNDDEILIDRIASAGSSTSQIKKPKRTKRCVWIDPDDAALTIDLTRSNNLAANGSRVGTARLRRLREEVGETKISGLEYELRLRAQFEKLHPRPGWASFRLTSISQQPDESEQGFGESAVIINEDVSKGIQDLLRSDTGLIEGYGPRHQDLTSKSIKARGKLRAGEIELDRLRNANDAQNANAIAAEESLPGIEMVRFHPSPRASVLMTASKDRRVRLFQIDGKSNPLIQTIHVPDLPIQHASFHPSGSSALISGNRPFLYAYDLQAGRVVRSIPWRGAGSLASQSSAEDDGNELNLSDAKFQPQTAEEGNRLLAIGGRRGAVHLLDWGRSGAAGGTRIGGVRMNSPLAGFTWDAASVLGDRGTGIGVTGTGKDVELLTMSKEGSVHLWDIRNMGMEVGCSSIWNDVGSFGAKGLEVSPNGRFWSVGSDGGIVNIYKRPAESYSRGSPTSIIPSSRAIDSVVEKVPGGPMDPVKTIENLVTTTTAMRWNGDGQILAIASKLKKDAFRLVHFPSMRVFSNWPTSGTPLGSVSSVDFSPASQYVAIGNTRGKVLLYSLRHYL; this is translated from the coding sequence ATGGCTCGCAAAAGGTCTAGAAACGATGGCAACGCCTCGCAGTCCGGTACAGCTATCAACACAGATACTTTCAATAGCAAAGCGGTATTAGGCGATAATGGCAGTACTTTTCCAGGTAGCCGAAAAAAGCgtcctccaccgccacccgccagcaacgagctcgatctcgaaaaGTTGATTTTTGGTGGCTCTTCCTCTCTGTTGTCCCATCCTTCAACATCGAAGCATGTCACGGGCGAAAATGAAGTACAAGAAGCCAGCGAAGCGGAAGATGATGCTGCTTTCGAGGATCAAGCTATAGCCGATGGTGACCTTTTCATGGTCGACACGGCCGGaggcgatgatgatggaCAGCTCGAGGATCAGCAAGGTGGCCAGCCTTCTGGCTCAGAACGCGAAAgtgacgatgatgacaacgatgacgagatTCTTATCGACCGTATCGCTTCTGCCGGCTCCAGTACATCGCAGATCAAGAAACCAAAGCGCACAAAAAGATGTGTGTGGATAGACCCAGATGATGCCGCACTCACTATCGATCTCACACGCAGCAACAATCTCGCCGCTAACGGATCTCGTGTTGGAACTGCCCGTCTTCGACGACTGCGCGAAGAGGTCGGCGAGACCAAAATCAGCGGTCTTGAATACGAGCTTCGACTTCGCGCCCAATTCGAAAAgcttcatcctcgaccagGATGGGCCTCTTTCCGCCTCACATCCATCTCGCAGCAACCCGACGAATCAGAACAAGGATTTGGCGAGTccgccgtcatcatcaacgaGGACGTCAGCAAAGGTATTCAAGACCTTCTTCGGAGCGATACTGGCCTTATCGAAGGCTATGGCCCTCGGCATCAAGACCTCACCAGCAAATCAATCAAAGCGCGCGGCAAACTCAGAGCAGGGGAGATCGAACTCGACCGCTTGCGTAACGCCAACGACGCACAGAATGCCAACGCCATTGCTGCGGAAGAATCATTGCCCGGTATCGAGATGGTACGATTCCACCCCAGCCCACGCGCCAGCGTTCTCATGACGGCTTCGAAAGACCGTCGTGTTCGACTTTTCCAGATTGACGGCAAGTCGAACCCGTTGATTCAAACGATACACGTACCCGATCTGCCAATCCAACATGCATCGTTCCATCCATCCGGTTCGTCCGCTCTCATTTCCGGCAATCGACCCTTCCTCTATGCATACGACTTGCAAGCTGGGCGCGTTGTTCGGTCTATCCCCTGGCGTGGTGCTGGATCACTGGCCTCACAATCTTCTGCAGAGGACGATGGAAACGAGCTGAATTTGTCCGATGCCAAGTTTCAACCTCAGACTGCGGAAGAGGGTAACAGACTGTTGGCGATTGgtggtcgacgaggcgcgGTGCACCTACTCGACTGGGGACGATCGGGTGCTGCAGGTGGAACACGAATTGGTGGAGTACGTATGAACTCTCCTCTCGCAGGATTCACCTGGGACGCAGCTTCCGTGCTGGGAGACAGAGGTACCGGAATCGGCGTTACCGGCACAGGCAAAGATGTCGAACTACTGACGATGAGTAAAGAAGGAAGCGTTCACCTGTGGGATATCAGGAATATGGGCATGGAAGTAGGATGCTCTTCTATCTGGAACGATGTGGGTTCGTTCGGTGCTAAAGGATTGGAAGTTTCACCGAACGGTAGATTCTGGTCTGTCGGAAGTGATGGTGGTATCGTCAACATTTACAAACGCCCTGCCGAGTCTTACTCGCGCGGCAGTCCCACTTCGATTATCCCTTCGTCACGAGCCATCGATTCAGTCGTCGAAAAGGTACCAGGTGGACCCATGGATCCTGTCAAGACGATCGAAAACCTTGTCActaccaccaccgccatgCGATGGAACGGTGATGGACAGATCCTTGCCATCGCGTCCAAGTTGAAGAAGGATGCATTCCGATTGGTCCACTTCCCAAGCATGCGGGTATTCAGCAATTGGCCCACCTCAGGCACGCCACTGGGCAGTGTCAGCTCGGTCGATTTCAGCCCAGCAAGTCAGTATGTGGCGATTGGTAACACCAGGGGTAAGGTACTACTTTATTCGCTGCGCCATTACTTGTAG
- a CDS encoding putative DNA-directed RNA polymerase I core subunit RPA135: MSSSMSSASSSSSRSSFDGPSTPPDTVHSLPNSLKAARQEAGIDTEEPLWKKRHTFFPLERQERYSAPTDNGFVAPELTELVAPNIESFNALWAEDPSLDPPASVAVSGFVNEGTGLLEKSLRRLAPRIVFDGQGDANNGLGNRITLRMDSVNLSKPLINERAKGVRERRVFPTEARERLFTYTGKLTARLCWSVNGDPEQSDIVTLGNCPVLVRSNRCNLRGMSSRELVAHHEEANEFGGYFLVNGNERLIRYLIVAKANSPQAIERPSFEKRGPSYSNKAIVIRCLHKDDLISVTNAVHYLHNGGLTMRFSWRKQEYMVPVVMVLKALVDATDKEIFASIVQGDFENTFLTDRVELLLRNFKQYSLWSGHQCLEYLGSKFRVVLGCPEDYTDAQVGTELISRILLVHLDSPRDKYKMLIFMIQKLYSLVAGESCADNADSPQHHEILMPGFLVGQIIKERIDEAVGNIRAQIARDVRMKVKGLDFFDSKYIKKTVSKVNIDIGVKIASFLATGNLSSPSGLDLQQTSGFTIMAEKLNFARYLAHFRSVHRGAFFAELKTTSVRKLLPEAWGFLCPVHTPDGSPCGLLNHFSHTCRMTTRQPDVSHIHALLSGLGMTEAAFAIGAVGAASQRDTDARDNMVVVQLDGAILGYTTPALAKHMATALRIWKTEGLHHVPLDLEIGFVPTSRAGQYPGLYLFSNRARMMRPVRLLHNNKIDMVGPFEQVYLDIACDPQEVVPGVSTHVELAPTSILSVLANLTPFSDYNQSPRNCYQAQMMKQTMGTASTAVSRRTDNKLYRIQTPQTPVVRPELYNKYGFDDYPNGTNAIVAVISYTGYDMEDAMILNKSAHERGFGYGTVYKSETIDLRDLKGKSSSSVPTLHFGFAPNSRPTEAQRAILDQDGLPYIGQKVMAGEPICAYWDEVSGKTMFKKFKGDEYAYVDTVRLLGSDAGSGGGDSECQKVQIMLRITRSPVIGDKFSSRHGQKGVCSQKWPAVDMPFSESGMQPDVIINPHAFPSRMTIGMLIESIAGKAGAMHGIAQDSTPFTFSEDFTPTEFFGEQLKAAGYNHVGNEPMYSGITGQELRADIYLGVVYYQRLRHMVNDKFQVRTTGPVHALTRQPIKGRKRAGGIRFGEMERDALLAHGTSYMLQDRLMNCSDYSTSYVCRTCGSLLSVGFDTSASSRHGGGAISTIDVTTQGTTPILGPNGEFCRVCRAEDEVRHQQGLEPLRGKRQPIGGVEATIAIPQSNVINSLSGGDLDVVAVPYVLKYLVAELAAMGIKMSFGVSP; encoded by the coding sequence atgtcgagctccaTGTCGTCAGCcagctcttcgagctcgcgtTCGTCTTTTGACGGCCCCTCAACTCCGCCAGACACGGTGCACTCGCTACCTAACTCTCTCAAGGCAGCAAGGCAGGAAGCTGGCATTGATACTGAAGAGCCACTCTGGAAAAAGAGGCACACTTTCTTCCCGCTCGAGCGCCAGGAACGTTACTCTGCTCCTACTGACAACGGCTTTGTGGCCCCAGAGCTCACCGAACTTGTGGCGCCCAACATCGAGTCCTTCAATGCGCTGTGGGCGGAAGATCCTTCGCTAGACCCACCCGCTTCGGTTGCCGTCTCCGGATTCGTAAACGAGGGCACAGgtctgctcgagaagaGTTTGCGTCGTTTAGCGCCACGCATCGTCTTTGACGGCCAGGGTGACGCTAACAATGGGCTCGGCAATCGCATCACGCTCCGCATGGACAGTGTCAACCTTTCAAAGCCTCTCATCAACGAACGTGCAAAAGGTGTGCGCGAACGCAGGGTTTTCCCCACCGAGGCGAGGGAGAGGCTATTCACCTACACGGGCAAGCTGACAGCGCGTCTCTGCTGGAGTGTCAATGGCGATCCCGAGCAGAGCGACATTGTCACACTGGGCAACTGCCCTGTCCTCGTTCGATCGAATCGATGCAATCTGCGTGGCATGTCGTCGAGGGAGCTCGTGGCGCACCACGAGGAGGCCAATGAGTTTGGTGGCTACTTTCTCGTCAACGGAAACGAACGTCTCATCCGATacctcatcgtcgccaaagccaaCAGTCCACAAGCGATCGAGCGACCCAGTTTCGAAAAGCGTGGCCCAAGCTATTCGAACAAGgccatcgtcatccgaTGTCTTCACAAGGACGACCTGATCAGCGTCACCAACGCTGTGCACTACCTCCACAACGGCGGTCTCACCATGCGATTCAGTTGGCGAAAGCAAGAATACATGGTACCCGTCGTCATGGTGCTCAAAGCACTGGTCGACGCTACCGACAAGGAGATTTTTGCTTCCATTGTCCAGGGCGACTTTGAAAACACGTTCCTCACCGACcgcgttgagctgcttctcCGCAACTTCAAGCAGTACAGTCTGTGGTCGGGTCACCAGTGTCTCGAGTATCTCGGCTCCAAGTTCCGCGTCGTTCTCGGCTGTCCCGAGGACTACACGGATGCTCAGGTCGGAACCGAACTTATCTcgcgcatcttgctcgttcACCTTGACAGCCCACGTGACAAGTACAAGATGCTCATCTTTATGATCCAGAAGCTCTactcgctcgtcgccggCGAGTCATGTGCCGACAATGCCGATTCTCCGCAGCATCATGAGATCCTCATGCCTGGCTTTCTCGTCGGACAGATCATCAAGGAACGCATTGACGAGGCTGTGGGCAACATTCGCGCTCAGATCGCCAGGGACGTGCGCATGAAGGTCAAGGGCCTCGATTTCTTTGATTCTAAGTATATTAAAAAAACGGTTTCCAAGGTCAATATCGACATTGGTGTCAAGATTGCCTCTTTCCTCGCTACCGGTAACTTGTCTTCGCCCTCGGGTCTCGATCTGCAGCAGACCTCTGGTTTCACCATTATGGCGGAGAAGCTCAACTTTGCCCGTTACCTTGCCCATTTCCGTTCGGTGCATCGAGGTGCCTTCTTCGCCGAACTCAAGACAACGTCGGTGCgaaagctgctgccagaGGCGTGGGGTTTCTTGTGTCCTGTGCACACGCCAGACGGCTCGCCATGTGGTCTGCTCAATCATTTCTCGCACACGTGTAGGATGACGACTCGGCAGCCGGATGTGTCGCACATCCATGCGCTGCTCTCCGGTCTGGGTATGACGGAAGCTGCCTTTGCGATTGGTGCCGTTGGCGCTGCTAGCCAGAGGGATACCGATGCACGCGACAACATGGTCGTAGTTCAGCTCGACGGCGCCATTCTTGGTTACACCACCCCTGCGCTCGCCAAACACATGGCGACGGCGCTGCGAATCTGGAAGACTGAAGGGCTGCACCATGTGCCCCTGGACCTGGAGATCGGTTTCGTGCCCACATCGCGCGCCGGACAGTATCCTGGTCTGTACCTCTTCTCGAATCGCGCGCGTATGATGCGTCCtgtgcggctgctgcacaacaacaagatcgacatGGTGGGACCCTTTGAGCAGGTCTACCTTGACATTGCATGTGACCCACAAGAGGTGGTACCTGGCGTTTCGACccacgtcgagctggcTCCCACTTCGATCCTATCGGTGCTTGCCAACCTGACGCCGTTTTCGGACTACAACCAATCGCCGAGAAACTGTTACCAGGCGCAGATGATGAAGCAGACCATGGGTACCGCCTCTACAGCAGTTAGCAGAAGGACAGATAACAAGCTGTACCGCATTCAAACTCCGCAGACACCCGTCGTGCGACCAGAGTTGTACAACAAGTACGGCTTTGACGACTATCCAAACGGAACCAACGCCATTGTTGCTGTTATCTCGTACACCGGTTACGATATGGAAGACGCCATGATCCTCAACAAGAGTGCACATGAGCGTGGCTTTGGTTATGGTACCGTCTACAAGTCTGAGACGATCGACCTGCGCGACTTGAAGGGCAAATCGAGTTCAAGCGTGCCGACGCTTCACTTTGGGTTTGCGCCCAACTCGAGGCCGACTGAAGCACAGCGTGCCATTCTGGACCAGGACGGTCTGCCTTACATTGGCCAGAAGGTGATGGCGGGCGAGCCGATCTGCGCCTACTGGGACGAGGTGAGCGGCAAGACCATGTTTAAGAAGTTCAAGGGTGACGAGTACGCGTACGTCGACACTGTTCGTCTGCTCGGCTCGGACGCAGGTTCCGGAGGAGGCGACAGCGAGTGTCAAAAGGTGCAGATTATGCTGCGTATCACGCGTTCTCCCGTGATCGGTGACAAGTTTTCGTCACGTCATGGACAGAAAGGTGTCTGCTCTCAGAAGTGGCCTGCGGTGGACATGCCGTTCTCGGAAAGCGGTATGCAGCCGGATGTGATCATCAACCCGCACGCTTTCCCATCGCGTATGACGATCGGCATGctgatcgagtcgatcgcTGGCAAAGCTGGTGCGATGCACGGAATCGCGCAGGATTCGACGCCTTTCACGTTTAGCGAAGATTTCACGCCTACCGAGTTCTTCggtgagcagctcaaagctgctggGTACAACCACGTAGGAAACGAACCGATGTACTCTGGCATTACGGGACAAGAGTTGCGCGCGGATATCTACCTCGGAGTTGTCTACTACCAGCGTCTGCGTCACATGGTCAACGACAAGTTCCAAGTGCGAACCACGGGACCGGTGCACGCATTGACGCGACAACCGATCAAGGGTCGAAAGCGAGCTGGTGGTATCCGATTCGGAGAGATGGAGCGTGATGCGTTGTTGGCGCACGGAACGTCGTACATGCTACAGGATCGGTTGATGAACTGTTCCGACTATTCGACTTCGTACGTCTGTCGAACGTGCGGATCTTTGCTGTCTGTCGGATTCGACACGTCTGCTTCTAGCCGTCACGGCGGAGGAGCGATATCGACGATTGATGTGACGACGCAAGGGACAACGCCCATCTTGGGACCGAACGGCGAGTTCTGCCGCGTCTGCAGagccgaagacgaggtcCGTCATCAACAGGGTCTCGAGCCCCTGCGCGGTAAGCGACAACCGATCGGCGGTGTCGAAGCGACCATCGCCATCCCGCAGAGCAACGTGATCAACAGCTTGAGCGGCGGTGATCTGgacgtcgtcgctgtccCGTACGTACTCAAATATCTGGTCGCCGAACTGGCAGCTATGGGTATCAAGATGAGTTTTGGTGTTTCTCCTTGA
- a CDS encoding uncharacterized protein (related to Deoxyribodipyrimidine photo-lyase), whose product MEGSSSSDSPSASHDGTSTLDSELGRSVLICLLRLDLRIHDNPLFYYAHQTHKPIVTTAEKTVDLSKLEDEALLGSTADYLLPVFVFDEREVELSGLPGYQRKGPEARTKEYGFWKTGGFRTRFVSESVYDVRSRLRSVGSDLFIRFGIPEDVISNLVKAFQAEGTHVEGVWLQKEMTYPEINVENAIVEKLRGSGVPVQFVNGKTLIHPADLPFESSETPDVFTPFRKKVEALGASMVRPVKHPPAKFKSFPPGVPSTPDYALDVSYEVDVDGLAPRALETKDKQEGQVSFHDILRFLLTPLNDSQLPPTLEASALLQQRHPASAFPLRGGESSALERLDWYFVRGKSADSSRWGKSDPPPVARYKQTRNNLIGHAYSTKMSPFLAYGSVSPRQIWEALDDHERKFGEDQNTYWVRFELLWRDYFFFVAEKFGHLLYDLGGFERATDPRQAAKKMEDGWWRKWDPLKDGPDHEMTRLLEGRTGIPFIDANILELRESGFMSNRGRQNVASFLSKDLGYDWRIGAEFFQSHLIDYDPTSNYGNWQYVAGVGNDPRASRQFNTVKQAKDYDSHGDYVKLWIPALRNLHADYVHTPWLLTADERRRYGLKTTKMDVTIDGYPAQPLFEHEGWQRHYERKQGVGSKMHGNPQEKVKDGKVPRRHRPSCRVQAATYGALSDGSSFDQLSATTGTLHGLDGSGTPRNMVPPLRGASGSIGPSHHARPNSSFPNLGALSIGSASERSGSPFGTSPAGHLSAINKFARTAPSGAPVNLAAPVGRAPGNAFDFGPGRTGSASSLELLNNRARRAGTTDGNGGNGGDAYSGAPNSADVVSHIGPANNSNGLGYGNGNGNGNGNGNSNSNAHASQTVSKADLETSWRRGFK is encoded by the coding sequence ATGGAAGGATCCAGCTCTTCAGACTCGCCAAGCGCCTCGCATGACGGCACTTCTACGCTCGACTCCGAGCTAGGTCGCAGCGTACTCATCTGCTTGCTTCGTCTCGACTTGCGCATTCACGACAACCCGCTTTTCTACTATGCTCATCAGACTCACAAACCCATCGTCACGACCGCAGAAAAGACAGTAGATCTtagcaagctcgaagacgaggcACTTCTGGGCTCCACTGCTGACTACCTCCTCCccgtcttcgtctttgATGAGCGAGAGGTGGAACTCAGCGGTCTGCCCGGTTATCAGAGGAAAGGTCCCGAGGCGCGTACCAAAGAGTACGGCTTCTGGAAGACCGGCGGCTTCCGAACCCGTTTCGTCTCGGAATCCGTCTATGATGTGCGCTCCCGCCTCCGATCCGTCGGCTCTGACTTGTTCATTCGCTTTGGTATCCCAGAAGATGTCATCTCTAACCTCGTAAAGGCCTTTCAAGCCGAGGGAACCCACGTAGAAGGTGTTTGGTTGCAAAAGGAGATGACCTATCCAGAGATCAACGTTGAGAATGCCATTGTTGAAAAGCTTCGGGGCAGCGGTGTACCTGTTCAATTTGTAAACGGCAAGACCCTCATTCACCCTGCCGACCTTCCCTTCGAAAGCAGCGAAACGCCTGATGTTTTCACACCCTTCCGCAAGAAGGTCGAGGCATTGGGTGCCAGCATGGTGCGCCCAGTCAAGCACCCTCCTGCCAAGTTCAAGAGCTTCCCACCTGGCGTCCCCTCCACCCCCGATTATGCACTTGATGTCTCGTACGAAGTTGACGTCGACGGTCTTGCACCACGTGCGCTCGAGACCAAAGACAAACAAGAGGGTCAGGTATCGTTCCACGACATCCTCCGCTTCCTTCTAACTCCTTTGAATGACTCGCAACTTCCACCGACACTAGAAGCCAGTGCCTTATTGCAGCAACGCCATCCCGCCTCCGCCTTTCCGCTGCGCGGTGGCGAGTCATCAGCGTTGGAACGTCTCGACTGGTACTTTGTTCGCGGCAAGTCGGCCGACTCGTCGCGATGGGGCAAGTCGGATCCACCGCCCGTGGCCAGGTACAAACAGACCCGCAACAACCTCATCGGTCACGCTTACAGCACCAAAATGTCGCCCTTCCTCGCCTACGGAAGTGTCTCTCCACGACAAATTTGGGAGGCGTTGGACGACCACGAAAGAAAGTTTGGCGAGGATCAAAACACCTACTGGGTCCGTTTCGAGTTACTCTGGCGTGACTACTTTTTCTTTGTTGCCGAAAAGTTTGGCCACCTGCTCTACGATCTTGGCGGCTTTGAGCGCGCCACCGATCCGCGCCAAGCCGCCAAGAAGATGGAGGATGGCTGGTGGCGCAAGTGGGATCCGCTCAAGGATGGGCCGGATCACGAGATGACGCGACTGCTCGAAGGCCGTACCGGCATTCCCTTTATTGACGCCAacatcctcgagctgcgagaaTCGGGCTTCATGTCAAACCGTGGTCGCCAGAACGtggcgagcttcttgtccAAGGACCTCGGCTATGACTGGCGTATCGGTGCCGAGTTCTTCCAGTCGCATCTCATCGACTACGACCCAACGTCTAACTACGGAAATTGGCAGTACGTCGCTGGTGTCGGAAACGATCCACGTGCCTCGCGACAGTTCAACACggtcaagcaagccaaggaCTACGACTCGCACGGTGACTATGTCAAGCTGTGGATCCCGGCGCTTCGTAACTTGCATGCCGACTACGTGCACACGCCGTGGCTGCTCACCGCCGACGAGCGAAGACGCTACGGTCTCAAGACGACCAAGATGGACGTGACTATTGACGGGTACCCAGCGCAGCCGCTGTTTGAGCACGAGGGATGGCAGCGGCATTACGAACGCAAGCAGGGCGTGGGTTCCAAGATGCACGGCAACCCGCAAGAAAAGGTCAAGGACGGCAAAGTACCGCGCCGTCATCGGCCCAGCTGCCGTGTACAAGCTGCCACGTATGGCGCCTTATCCGATGGAAGCAGCTTTGACCAACTGTCGGCAACGACTGGCACATTGCACGGCTTGGACGGCAGCGGAACACCACGCAACATGGTCCCACCACTTCGAGGCGCTTCTGGATCCATTGGACCCTCCCATCACGCACGCCCCAATTCGAGTTTCCCCAACCTCGGCGCGCTCAGCATTGGCAGCGCATCCGAACGCAGCGGATCGCCCTTCGGCACGTCGCCCGCGGGGCATTTGTCTGCGATCAATAAGTTTGCTCGCACAGCGCCCAGTGGTGCACCGGTCAACTTGGCAGCACCCGTGGGTCGTGCTCCCGGTAACGCCTTCGACTTTGGTCCCGGACGAACCGGAAGCGCATCAAGCCTTGAATTGCTCAATAACAGAGCGCGTCGAGCCGGTACCACCGATGGCAATGGCGGTAATGGAGGTGATGCATATAGTGGTGCTCCTAACTCGGCTGATGTCGTCTCGCACATAGGGCCTGCTAATAATAGCAACGGTTTAGGTTATGGAAACGGAAACGGAAACGGaaacggcaacggcaacagcaacagcaatgCGCATGCTTCTCAGACCGTTTCTAAGGCCGATCTTgagacgagctggcgcCGAGGTTTCAAGTAG
- a CDS encoding hydroxymethylbilane synthase (related to HEM3 - porphobilinogen deaminase) produces MSPVQDFTDATVPLQHKAEQGQKAPPSWSDGSSCPVPHAKSQPLPPGHPPVPDAPASTLFPPTGSRCIFYRSPEDLAQTPPLSRSTSSSMLSSTATLPSLHELAVTHNASAHEFNKLQILDQQRKEANINPLPVDREGQLGLDPSCTLVLASRNSQLALVQSSHVSAMLEARFGRSSPLFRSQAEQATGALESTSSGQSDTSSSSSPRASTSSSRLQEVDGKHSQDDVDFLCKLLHGFQTTSEAPLRPHAFPITSMSTAGDQNLRSPLYVIGGEGKAIWTKELEVALEQGAVDAIVHCLKDVPTALPQGLELAAVLEREDPRDALVVKAGLPYKVLDELPVGSVIGTSSVRRVAQLRRRYPHLVFSDVRGNINTRLAKLDAPNGPYTALILAAAGLVRLNMHARITAFLSSPVLLHSVGQGSLAIEVRTPPEGADPTTNRDARIRELIRSIGDWRATFRAEAERSLLKELEGGCSIPVGVETRFDDHDQVEGQRSEAIALVDDFVTQGNAGAKAELPNGGMPLIREGHTIPACQLSDATEASSSTPQRPPLESLTTGVEEMEAAKAQSKRTAPSTNAQTIAERIVSTSYSIVDRSTPAPEGRTLHLDAIVVSLDGSQESRYSASKHCTTVKDARELGIHVAHELAHKKGARAILEEVERHRKMAEEADRRRREDARKRKAMGLPGGEINTIAVTNGVASVAEHGDLNALKKSRDGWMRGQAEISLSTELEKLRHVYATGTGGPADAACDPLEMDRRGVPRDDGQPKAWEV; encoded by the coding sequence ATGTCACCCGTACAGGATTTTACCGACGCCACTGTgccgctgcagcacaaGGCGGAACAAGGGCAGAAAGCGCCACCGTCATGGAGCGATGGCTCATCTTGTCCGGTGCCCCACGCCAAGTCAcaacctcttcctcctGGTCATCCACCTGTCCCTGACGCGCCCGCATCTACCTTGTTTCCACCGACCGGCTCACGTTGCATCTTTTATCGATCACCCGAGGATCTCGCGCAGACACCGCCACTCTCTCGCTCCacatcctcgtcgatgctctcTTCTACAGCTACGCTTCCATCGCTTCATGAGCTTGCCGTCACCCACAATGCTTCGGCACACGAGTTCAACAAATTGCAGATCCTCGATCAGCAAAGGAAAGAGGCCAACATCAACCCACTTCCTGTCGACCGCGAAGGCCAGCTCGGCCTTGACCCCAGCTGCACCCTTGTTCTTGCAAGTCGCAACAGCcagcttgcgcttgtcCAGAGCTCGCACGTCAGCGCAATGCTGGAAGCACGTTTCGGAAGGTCATCACCGCTTTTCAGGTCTCAAGCCGAACAGGCAACGGGCGCGCTTGAATCTACCAGCAGTGGCCAGAGCGAtacctcttcttcctcatcgccaCGAgcgtccacctcgtcgagccgCCTTCAAGAGGTCGACGGCAAGCACTCGCAAGACGATGTAGATTTTCTTTGCAAGTTACTCCACGGTTTCCAGACGACATCTGAAGCACCGCTGCGCCCTCATGCTTTCCCCATCACCTCCATGTCGACGGCTGGTGACCAAAACTTGCGATCGCCACTGTACGTGATTGGTGGAGAGGGAAAAGCAATTTGGACTAAGGAACTCGAGGTGGCGCTCGAACAGGGCGCTGTCGATGCCATTGTGCACTGCCTCAAAGATGTGCCCACCGCCTTGCCCCAGGGGTTGGAGCTCGCCGCTGTGCTCGAACGCGAAGATCCACGCGacgctctcgtcgtcaagGCTGGTCTGCCGTACAAGgtccttgacgagctgccTGTCGGTTCGGTCATCGGCACCTCTTCCGTGCGCCGAGTGGCCCAACTGCGACGTAGATACCCACACCTGGTCTTCAGTGATGTCCGTGGCAATATCAACACGCGCCTCGCCAAGTTGGATGCACCCAATGGCCCCTACACAGCTCTGATCCTCGCTGCCGCTGGTCTGGTTCGACTCAACATGCATGCGCGCATTACAGCATTTCTCAGCTCGCCAGTGTTGCTGCACTCGGTTGGACAAGGCTCTTTGGCGATTGAGGTGCGTACACCTCCCGAGGGTGCGGATCCCACCACCAACAGGGATGCACGTATCCGTGAGCTCATTCGCTCTATTGGTGATTGGCGTGCTACTTTCCGTGCTGAAGCCGAACGCTCTTTGCTCAAAGAACTCGAGGGTGGCTGCTCGATTCCAGTTGGTGTCGAGACCCGCTTCGATGACCATGATCAGGTCGAGGGTCAACGCAGCGAGGCgatcgcgctcgtcgacgattTCGTGACTCAGGGCAATGCTGGTGCCAAAGCCGAGTTGCCGAACGGAGGTATGCCGTTAATCAGGGAAGGCCATACCATCCCGGCTTGCCAACTCTCAGATGCTACTGAGGCATCTTCGTCGACCCCTCAGCGTCCGCCACTCGAGTCTCTCACCACGGGCGTCGAGGAGATggaagctgccaaagcaCAGTCCAAACGTACCGCGCCTTCAACAAATGCACAGACTATTGCCGAAAGGATTGTTTCCACTTCGTacagcatcgtcgaccGCTCAACGCCTGCACCAGAAGGACGCACTTTACACCTTGATGCCATTGTCGTTTCGCTCGACGGCAGCCAAGAGTCGCGCTACTCTGCATCCAAACATTGCACTACTGTCAAAGATGCACGCGAGCTCGGCATTCACGTCGCTCATGAGCTTGCCCACAAGAAGGGAGCACGCGCTATCCTTGAAGAGGTCGAACGACATCgcaagatggccgaagaagcagacCGACGCCGTCGCGAGGATGCTaggaagcgcaaagcgATGGGCTTGCCCGGTGGCGAAATCAACACGATTGCTGTCACCAACGGTGTTGCCTCGGTTGCCGAGCATGGCGATCTCAATGCACTCAAAAAGTCCAGGGACGGTTGGATGCGTGGACAGGCCGAGATCAGCCTCAGCACGGAATTGGAAAAGTTGAGGCATGTGTATGCCACCGGTACAGGTGGTCCCGCCGATGCAGCGTGTGATCCTTTGGAGATGGATCGCAGAGGTGTTCCACGTGATGATGGTCAGCCCAAGGCGTGGGAAGTTTAG